From a single Intestinibaculum porci genomic region:
- the pheT gene encoding phenylalanine--tRNA ligase subunit beta has translation MNASLKVLNNYVKVDDQDPLELSEKITRIGHEVEGHHPLAVGTKLVVGYVKECIDHPNSDHLHICQVEIAPGEVTQIVCGAPNVAAGEKVVVALPGCELYGGKIAAGKIRGEESNGMICSIAELIPDNRLLRDEDKAGIHVLPADAPVGVEALSYMGLDDFIMEIGLTPNRSDCMAMTSLAYEVGAVLRRPVTLPEIHHYDELESDITVDVETDLCPFFGAKLVKGVETHESPAWLRHALLSSGIKPINNIVDISNFVMVETGQPIHMYDYDKLNKKAFTIKQGFSGDYKMLDGEDYTIEKEDIIVSTDGTVGCVAGVMGADATKIDENTKNIVIEAATFDGPQLRMTARRLNLLTEASQHYIKGAINTANTLNVLDRCADLLKQLANAKEIYKTVATDYVAPEKKVTVSVERVNGLLGTSFTVEEIKDVFDRLCFSYDLDGTNFTVTVPAYRNDISMDADLIEEVARLYGYDNLPSTLPEMSMTQGLLTDKQAKERAIAHILSDLGLHETLTYTLTSPSKVNDFNLFHPDDENIKLMWPLGEEHSVTRKSILPHLLEVVKYNNDHAMKDVNIFEIANTYVNEEIEQLGIAMSGLYMDIPWMGEKVEASYYVVKGLVEKVMDVLNITPARYSLVRVEEDNKDFHPGRSAYIRMGKDIVGVIGQVHPAKAKAYGVGETYVAQLNLTALIGVRSSKLKFTALPQYPSVSRDLALIVDRDVPASDIERTIFKASKLIKDTTIFDVYEGEHVAKDKKSIAVSLMLQDEKRTLDEKTVNEAMEQVLAAVKKAYSAELRQ, from the coding sequence ATGAATGCAAGTTTAAAAGTACTTAATAACTATGTGAAGGTCGATGATCAGGATCCTTTGGAATTATCAGAGAAGATTACACGCATCGGCCACGAAGTGGAAGGGCATCATCCTTTAGCTGTCGGCACGAAATTAGTTGTCGGCTATGTAAAGGAATGTATTGATCATCCTAATAGTGATCATTTACATATCTGTCAGGTAGAAATCGCTCCTGGAGAAGTGACCCAGATTGTCTGTGGAGCCCCTAATGTGGCAGCGGGAGAAAAAGTTGTTGTCGCTTTACCGGGCTGTGAACTTTATGGCGGTAAAATTGCGGCTGGTAAAATCCGCGGAGAAGAATCAAATGGGATGATCTGTTCGATTGCGGAATTAATTCCTGATAACCGTTTATTAAGAGATGAAGATAAAGCTGGGATCCATGTCTTACCAGCAGATGCGCCGGTTGGCGTGGAAGCGTTAAGCTATATGGGCTTAGATGATTTCATTATGGAAATCGGTTTAACCCCTAACCGTAGTGACTGTATGGCGATGACTTCTTTAGCTTATGAAGTGGGCGCTGTTTTAAGACGTCCTGTAACATTACCAGAAATTCATCATTATGATGAATTAGAAAGTGATATTACTGTTGATGTAGAAACAGACTTATGCCCATTCTTTGGCGCTAAGTTAGTGAAAGGCGTAGAAACGCATGAATCACCAGCATGGCTGCGTCATGCCTTATTATCAAGCGGTATTAAACCAATCAATAACATTGTGGATATCTCTAACTTTGTGATGGTGGAAACTGGTCAGCCAATTCATATGTATGACTATGATAAGTTAAATAAGAAAGCCTTCACCATTAAACAGGGCTTTAGCGGTGACTATAAGATGTTAGATGGCGAAGATTATACCATTGAAAAAGAAGATATCATCGTTTCTACTGATGGCACTGTTGGCTGCGTTGCAGGGGTCATGGGCGCTGATGCTACTAAGATTGATGAAAATACGAAAAATATCGTTATTGAAGCCGCTACTTTTGACGGACCACAGCTGCGTATGACCGCTCGTCGTTTAAACTTATTAACGGAAGCTTCTCAGCATTATATTAAAGGCGCGATCAATACGGCTAATACATTAAATGTCTTAGATCGCTGTGCTGATTTATTAAAACAGTTAGCAAATGCCAAAGAAATCTATAAGACTGTGGCGACAGATTATGTGGCTCCAGAAAAGAAAGTTACCGTTTCTGTGGAACGTGTCAATGGTTTGTTAGGCACCAGCTTCACTGTTGAAGAAATTAAAGATGTCTTCGATCGTTTATGCTTTAGCTATGATCTTGATGGCACAAACTTTACCGTAACGGTGCCAGCATATCGTAACGATATTTCAATGGATGCTGATTTAATTGAAGAAGTTGCACGTTTATATGGTTATGATAACCTTCCATCAACATTACCAGAAATGTCTATGACACAAGGTTTATTAACAGATAAACAAGCGAAAGAAAGAGCTATTGCCCATATCCTTTCTGATTTAGGCTTACATGAAACTCTAACCTATACTTTAACATCACCAAGCAAAGTCAATGACTTTAATCTCTTCCATCCTGATGATGAAAACATTAAATTAATGTGGCCATTAGGGGAAGAACACAGCGTGACAAGAAAATCGATTCTGCCACACTTATTGGAAGTGGTGAAATACAACAATGACCATGCGATGAAAGATGTTAACATCTTTGAAATTGCGAATACTTATGTCAATGAAGAAATTGAACAGTTAGGGATCGCGATGAGCGGTCTGTATATGGATATCCCATGGATGGGTGAAAAGGTCGAAGCAAGCTACTATGTTGTCAAAGGCTTAGTAGAAAAAGTGATGGATGTCTTAAATATTACGCCAGCCCGTTATAGCTTAGTGCGCGTTGAAGAAGACAATAAAGACTTCCACCCAGGACGCAGTGCTTATATTCGTATGGGTAAAGACATCGTTGGGGTGATTGGCCAGGTCCATCCTGCCAAAGCCAAAGCTTATGGTGTTGGTGAAACGTACGTTGCACAGTTAAACTTAACGGCTTTAATTGGTGTGCGTTCTTCGAAACTGAAGTTCACCGCTTTACCACAGTATCCATCAGTCTCTCGTGACTTAGCATTAATCGTTGATCGCGATGTGCCAGCAAGTGATATTGAACGCACGATCTTCAAAGCTTCGAAACTGATCAAAGATACAACCATCTTTGATGTTTACGAAGGAGAACATGTGGCTAAGGATAAGAAATCCATTGCCGTTTCCTTAATGTTACAGGATGAAAAACGAACGCTTGATGAAAAAACCGTCAATGAAGCGATGGAACAAGTCTTAGCGGCAGTGAAGAAAGCTTACAGTGCTGAATTAAGACAATAA